From Osmerus mordax isolate fOsmMor3 chromosome 8, fOsmMor3.pri, whole genome shotgun sequence, a single genomic window includes:
- the tcf21 gene encoding transcription factor 21, whose product MSTGSLSDVDDELLDGILKFGSSGKDSGTSNESTEESSNCEGSSVNDRADGSVKKRKTSSRKTTRNGVAQEGKQVQRNAANARERARMRVLSKAFSRLKTTLPWVPPDTKLSKLDTLRLASSYIAHLRQILANDKYENGYIHPVNLTWPFMVAGKPENDLKEMLNTTRLCGTAS is encoded by the exons ATGTCCACGGGGTCCCTCAGCGACGTCGATGACGAACTTTTGGACGGCATTCTGAAATTCGGCTCTTCTGGTAAAGATTCAGGAACGTCGAATGAAAGCACCGAGGAGAGTTCAAACTGTGAGGGTAGCTCGGTGAATGACAGAGCTGATGGTTCGGTAAAGAAAAGGAAGACTTCGTCTCGGAAAACCACGCGCAATGGTGTGGCACAGGAGGGCAAGCAGGTGCAAAGGAACGCAGCTAATGCACGGGAACGAGCAAGGATGCGAGTGTTGTCCAAAGCCTTCTCTCGGCTGAAGACTACATTACCATGGGTACCCCCGGATACCAAGCTATCCAAACTGGACACGCTGCGTTTGGCGTCAAGCTACATTGCTCACCTGCGACAGATTTTGGCCAACGACAAATACGAGAACGGATATATTCACCCAGTAAATCTG ACGTGGCCTTTCATGGTCGCAGGCAAACCAGAGAACGATCTAAAGGAGATGCTCAATACTACACGGCTGTGTGGAACTGCCTCCTGA